The following is a genomic window from Pseudochaenichthys georgianus chromosome 9, fPseGeo1.2, whole genome shotgun sequence.
tgtgtgttgtgtgtgtgtgatgtgtgtgtgtgtagtgatgtgtgtgtgcctccCCCCTGTCTGTTGTCAGGCCGCCACCGAGTTATGACAGCAATCTCTCATTATGCTTTCTTCATATTTGGGAAGCCGAGAGGGAGAGTCAGCAGCATTACCGGATGATGCGTCGATTGTAGGTAGAACCTTATTACCAACCGAGGTTTCATTGAGTTTTTGAAATATAGTTGAACTATAGCAGTGAGTGCAGGTATTAAGGAatcattaataaataaataaacgaaATTAAACAAGTCAACATTCAAGTTATTCATGTGAAAACTGACGTCTGTCTCATAGGAAACGAGATGAATTAAATACCTAAAAagataaactgtcatcattgaGGACAAACAGCCAGCCAGAGAGATAATTCACATTTCTATTTGAAATGGTATAATTAGATattttgtgttgttgtttgtgttaTTTAGGAAGACTATGAGGTGACGCCagatgagaaaagaaaatgGAGAGGGGACCAGATCGTCAAGACTTTCCTCTCAAAAGAAGTATGTTCATTTATCTGATCAATTTTataatcttttttttctccacATTATGtttgttaaagtgcatttagtaTCCTTTTAAAGTGATTGATAATTACATCCTGTGGAAAAAGCAGACAATAATCTTGAGTTAGAGCtgtaggaaacactcacaagcgTTCTTACAAGGATGTACTAACTCAATGTACACATTAAATGTACAAAACACAGCATGTAGACTAGTTATGCATGTTTCTCCTGATGTAGTAAGgcgaaataaaaagcaatgtatttgtgTATTTGCGGCGTATGTCACTGTGTTTGTTTACATGTGTTGTTGTGTATGTAGTCCCCTCAGCGTGTAGACATAGCGGAGGATTTCGGAGAAGAGTGCAGAGAAAACCTTGAGCTGAGTCCATGTAAGGAGATCTTCAGCAACTGCGGAAAGTGAGTCTCCCCTCCGTCTTTATtccctctcacctgtctcactgTTTTCACTATACAACAAACAGCAAATATACTGCTGCCTGAATGATAGCGTGCATTATCTCAGTTTAACTGTTGTTGTGTTGCACCAGGGTCCTGCATGACTACCTGAGAGGAGCTTCGTTCTTGGACTACCAGAACAGCATGTACTTCGACCGATTCCTGCAGTGGAAGATGCTGGAGAGGTACGCAAATAAGCTAATATAAGAATAGACATGTAAATGTGAATATGTAAATAGGGTGGAGATTTAAATGTTAGATATCACTGTGAAACTTGCCCATTTGGACAACTTACACAAAGACGATTCTTTTCTAAAATGTTGTCTGAAATGATATGTTTAAATTAAACAACTGACGCATTATCTTATTAAATATATGCTTCATTTTCGGAACCTAAACATGGGATTAATCCAACTTGAAAAGCTTATTGTTGACATGTATAAAGATAATGTTTTTAACTGAGGGAATTTCTAAAATCTCCTTGTATCTCGCCATAAACACTGACAACAGCCATAGaaaaaatgctgtagtgttttctgaaatgctgtggtgttttctgaaatgctgtagtgttttctgaaatgctgtggtgttttctgaaatgctgttgtgttttctgaaatgctgtggtgttttgtgaaatgctgtggtgtcttgcacttcagggccaccgtaggaGTTCAAGTATTCTTTGAATGTCCCCTGTAGTTGATTTATTAATGATAATATCATATTAATAAATACTTGCGTTAATATGATTGTTATTTTTGTGGTGGTGAATATAGAGCTACTATCTACTTTATACATTTTGGTAATTAATCTATAAGAAAAGCATATTTTTTCTTATAAAGTGATACGGTATTTTCTATGTAAAATCAGAAAAGTAAATATTAACTTTAGCTGTaggatgtagtggagtaaaagtacaatattttcttcaaataaatgtatttataaaataGCATTACATTTAGATACTCCGGATATATACAAGTACATACCAATTTAATTTTGTGATACTTATTTGCAATGCACTCTTGATTTAACTGTCACAGATGTTACTTTCCTACAACAGTAAATCATTTTTAAGAAGAAAACAAATAAAGAATCTTGACTTGTGCGTCACTTCGGAGACTCTTTAGAGCAGTATGATGACTCTAGACAGGCAGACACATATTTCATGCAGAGTGCATATCAAAGGCCGTTGGAAGTAAACGGTAGGCTTTTAGACGAGCCTTAATTGTATCCGTGTCTGGAAAGTGAAATTGCGTAGGAGAGGCCCCACCCTCAGCACAGGAAATAGACTCAGGATGATATTGAGTTCCGCTGACAACATCCCCGTCCTAATCGATACTATATGAGCATCTATTAATGGATCTCGCTGTTTCTGTGTTCTGTCAGGCAACCAATCACTAAAGACACGTTCCGGCAGTACCGAGTGCTGGGGAAGGGGGGATTTGGAGAGGTAAGAGATGATCACATGATGATACAGATATATGTTGATGCCCAGATTTGAATGACAGCAATGTGGGAGATACCATGTTGTTCTTCTACCTCAGGTGTGTGCCTGCCAGGTCAGAGCTACAGGGAAGATGTATGCCTGCAAGAAGCTGGAGAAGAAGAGGATAAAGAAGAGGAAAGGGGAGTCCATGGCTCTCAACGAGAAGCAGATTTTAGAGAAAGTCAACAGTAGATTTGTTGTGAGTAAACGTATAAGAAGAATTTAAATGTTCATTTACAGAAAAAAGGTTATTACCTCTGTGATCACCACCCTGAACAAACTGTTCTCAGACCTGGTAACACTGTTCTTGTCCATTTTAGCTTTAAGATTTTAAATTGCTATCTCACTTATGAGGCGatgcctgcgagctagttcaggcagtcaactcgagcaccaatgatacattaacacgtgacgcacctcgtccctcttacaaacaaacacattctcctaaacatgcagctctatttaagctgccaggtcttcctgcctctgcctcgctatgctgctgctgcactgctgtgttcacttgctattgctacgttcatgttcctgctgctgtgtttcatgttgctgctacttgcctgccccaccaccaccccagcttccacctgtaggctcgggggagagttatctaatcatcactcaatgttctttgtaaatctgttgagtgatgaggcccgagcctagacgtcaaactatatgctgcttataataaacattaagacacgtgagttgtctgactgaaatgtgtttgtggtttgtctgATGTAGAGCCCTGTGAAGAGACTTCCTGTTGCTTTGTGACAGACGATTAAGTCTGATCTTATGTGAGCTGCAAGCACAacgttaaatatttaaaaaatcttttaacatgttcttttctttttctagGTGAGCTTAGCGTATGCATATGAGACCAAAGACGCTCTGTGTCTGGTGCTGACCATCATGAACGGGGGGGACCTGAAGTTTCACACCTACAACATGGGCACGCCGGGCTTTGAGAAAGACAGGGTCCAGTTTTACGCTGCTCAAATCTGCTGTGGACTGGATCATTTGCACAAGGAATCCATTGTCTACAGGTAGCACTACTAAATCTATAAACCCTCTCAAATGCCTTTTTAAGATGTCCGCATTCTTGAtctttttgttgtgttgtaaTACTTTTATAGAACATGTGATTTGATACTGACGTTCTTAACAAATGCTGTGCTTTTTGCAGGGATTTGAAACCGGAGAATATCCTGTTAGATGACAATGGTGAGTGTTGGCTTAGATGACTGTTGATGGCATTGCACTGCCTTTTTTCTACTCAATTTTCAAACTTGTTTATGGCTTCATATCTCCCTGAACTCGTGAAAATGCATCCTAATCACCTCTGTTATGCTGCAGGACACATCCGTATTTCTGACCTGGGGCTGGCCATCAAAGTGCCTGAAGGAGAACTCATCAGAGGCAGGGTGGGGACTGTAGGCTACATGGGTAAGAACCACTATTATCAACATTTCAATGAGTAAAATTGCCTACAAATGTACCAACTTTCATCCATATTAACTTGTCGCCCTTCCTCTCCAGCTCCGGAAGTTGTAAACAATGAGAAGTACGCGATGAGTCCTGATTGGTGGGGGCTGGGCTGTCTCATTTACGAGATGACTGCAGGGCGATCGCCTTTTCGTGCCCGCAAAGAACGAGTAAAACGGGAGGAGGTGGAGAGGAGggtgcaggaggaagaggaggagtacAGCGACAAATTTACAGAGGACACCAAGGCCATCTGTAGAATCGTGAGCATGGACTTTTTTTAAGACCAGATTCAACGTAACTTAACTCTGATGTGCATTTGGCCTGTGAATAGCATGATTGACAACAAAGTAAATCTTCAATCGTCGATCTAATTTAAtgactctttctctgcttctgcTCACCCAGCTGCTGACCAAAGACCCTAAGCAGAGGCTTGGGTGCCTGGCAGACGCAGCAGCGGACGTCAAGCTCCACCCGTTCTTCAAAAGAATCAACTTCAAGAGGCTTGAGGCTGGAATAGTGGAGCCACCCTTTGTGCCTGATGTGAGCTATTGATAGTACACTGCACAAAACATATTCTAATACTCAACTTTTTCTTTATTTAGTTAAAGGAACACCACCCATAAATTGATCATTTGTATATCAATTACTATGTAAGTTAATGGAGTCCTCATTTAACAATATATATCAAATCACGCGTTTAGAAACATTCATAACCTCACTATATGCTCACTACTTAATTAAATGCTTTAGCTTAAACATTACTTGCATTGATGAGCAGCACGCCTGTTAATACCATGAAGGCCTgcggagaaaaaaaaaacgttttcaccTATAATTTGGCAAAACGGAGTGGGTAATTAATAGACAAATGGTAATTTTGTGGCTGtagtatttcttcttcttctaatgGCCTAAAATGGACACTACAACAAGTACAGTTTGATGATTtataaatgatctgtttggataAACCTGTCTCCTTTTTTTCCTCTTAATCCCCATTTTTCCCGTGGTCATTTGCCTCTCCCAGCCTCGGGCAGTGTACTGTAAGGACGTTTTGGACATAGAGCAGTTCTCCACAGTCAAGGGAGTAAATTTGGACCAAACTGACAATGACTTCTACTCCAAATTTACTACAGGCAGTGTTTCCATCCCATGGCAGAATGAGGTATGTGCACTTAATATGACATCTTTAAATGCTTGGTTCCAAAAAACCTCACTTAACAAGGttcaccatttttttttttcccctccTTCCCTTCCCTCCTTTTTCCTTCCTCTCATTTAGATGATAGAAACTGAGTGTTTCAGAGATTTGAATGTGTTTGGGCCACAAGGGACGAGACCTCCAGATCTGGACTGGAGTCAGCCGCCAGAGCCACCCAGACGCAGCCTGCTGGACAGGATCTTCAGGAGGCATGTAAGtgattaaacacacacaaaaacaaacacatacactGATAAAAAGCCTGTCACAATAACTTCTTCTGTTGGACCATAATATGTCCCAGAAATATCTGTGATAAACTATATTACTGTCATTTTAAGACCAAAGTATTATATAGTTATAATAGCaaagcagaaaaaaaagcacTTGAAACTAATATATaaacaatataaaataaaactaCACAACCTACAAAGATTACTTCATAAATGTCGGGGACATTCTTGTGCTAACAAGCATGCATGTATACTCAAACTGCGAATACCAAGTTCAGTGATAATGATTGAAGTTGTCTCTGTTTATTGAATGATAAGATGATACCATAAAAATAATGTCCATATATCCTACTAACGACAGGCCTGCTGATAAAAGCTTCAGAAATCCTTTATTGATCCCGCAGCTGGGACTTTTACGGCGTTACTGGTGTAGTGCAGATAAAAGACAAAAGGAAACAAAATATAAACAATAAGTACACCTatgtaaaaaatatgttttaattttGTTAAAGTATGTGAACGTATTGAAGGAGCCGGTGACGTTAAATCCAAACTAACTCTCAAACCgatctctctttttctctgcaGCACCCAGAGGTGCCTATTTCCCACAGCCGTGTGCAGTCTTCCAGTGTAAACTCTGTGGACTCCATGTCCAACTCTGCCCCCTAGTGGCACAGCGACAGTGtgggagccacacacacacaaagggaaGGAGCTCCGAGGGGCTTCCCCGCTACTGATTGGTCCACAGTCCTGGGCCTTAGCAGCAGCCGGAGACAGCCTGTCTAAAAGCCTAAACGGTCAGCCCATGGGTGGGGGGTGGGATGGGGTGGGGGGGGAGTTGTGACCAGGCCCTGAGACCCAGGGCATTTGTGGTGGGATGGTCTATGTTGCGAAGACGTTTGGAAATATTTGGACAAACTTTACTTACCCTCAGGATTGTTGGACTAATAGAACAGAGCCACTGACGCTTAAGGAAACAGAAAAGGATAGAAACATGCTTATATTCAGGGGATCCACTGTAAAATAAAGACCACCACAGGGAATAGACGCTGGGGTCTTGGtgaatttttttgtttttcaagaAAAGGAATTTCATTTTCacacatttttcaaatattttactTTCTGGCCTGTATCTTGTATCTGTTCATCTACCTACACGCTTCTCTTACTCTATAActcgtttctctctctctgcatttcCACCTCCCATACCTCAAATCACTCCTAAACATTCAGAACACATCACCTCAACAAACCTCAACACATAATGTACATTGCCTTGCGTACACTCAGGCCAAAGATTACAGTTAAGTTTTGTGATACTGTTGTCATGTtgatttattgtttgtttttttctgccATCATTTAGAACCACAAGAGGATCATAACAGGCGATCAGTTTTTTTCTAAACTTCCTCTCTATTTATGAGCCTGCAGACATATCATATTGCTTAAAGCACACATACATCAAGTTCAGACATACACAATCAGATAGACGTACACAGACAGACTTGTGAGAATCGTGTTGTGTTTTCATTGCATGGACAAAGTGTAAGTATGGACAGCTGTATCCCTTTCGCTTCTGCAGACCTCATTCCACTGATGTTACCATCGTATAACGTACAACACAGACGTCTCCCTGGGTTTACAGTGTCACTTTATATTTGACATTATGTGGAAATGAATTAATATGCTGTACAGAAACAGAAatctcttcttctgttgttctttTTTTTGTGCTCTTTTTTCCTGCACAGTCCCAATGGAGTGGAGAGGAACACATGCACTCAGCCTGACTTAAAAGTTGCACAATTTAAAACGTCATGCTGTTTCTTCATCAAATGTTTTTACCTCTGAACATTAAGGCACATTGTTGTATTGATATTGTCACGCACCGCTTGTTTTCTACATTCAAATCTGAAGTGTTCTTGCTCTCCCTTATGCCTTTTCCGTTTATAGGATATTGCTGCATTGCCCTTGTTGTCACATGTACAGGTTTTTTATATTTTGCCCCTTTACACTTAACATGCTGTTCAAAATGCCTCAGAAATCTAAAGGGCCTTCCTCTTGATATACACAGGGTATCAACAGCTATGCGAAAGGTTAGTCTCATCTGAATTTTAATTGTCATAAATTATCCCTTTTAATGGTCTTCCAAACTGATTAAAAGAGAACAATTCAAGCTCTTTTTGGTAGAAGTACGTTAGATCAACCCCCCTCAGCAGATGTACTTTTTGTAGTGAACTGacttttagatttttttttaatgtacttTTAGATGGTTAGAAGAATTATGTAAATTAACACCACCAAATAAGTCTATtgatgtatgtaattacatttttcaaaTCATGCTCCACCAATCAGTGGACATTTCCATAACCTTAATGGTAAGGTTTTATTTTATAAAACCAtgtatttctcccaaaaaaacgtATTGATGTTGGTAAAGGTTTTCTGATTTTAAACTGAAAATGTGTTGAAATATATCAGTTTAATGTTTTGACCTCACTCTTTAAGAAAGACAGATTGACTGAATTGGATTACGTTTTGGTTTAAATTAGTTTCTGTTTGGGACCATTAAAGGATTAATCTAAGTAATTTGTCAGAACTGAGGAGAAGACACCATATGATCCTGTAAACACCACACAAAGAAGTGGCCTTTTCGCAGCAGCACAGACATTTATAAGAGAAAAAGATCTCACTCTTGTGCTTGTTTTAAGAATATGGTATCTTGGTTATTTGAAGTAGTGAAAGCTGGTCCATGCAGTCATTTTAATCGGCCTAACAGATCTCACCCAGGCCTGTTTCTCTCTGCGTACTTGATATGAAAAAAAATCTGATTCAGACTGAAGTGCCTCCTTGTTAGCATGATCTCCCAGACAATGCCCACACAGACATCAGCACTTTGTTTATTCTCTGACTGTCATGCTCTGTTTGTTTCGCTGGGAACGcgtcaacacaaacacacacacagactcagtcTATTCAGAAGTGGAGGGAACGAGGGGTGTGATTCTTGTGATGTATAGCAAAGTGCTGAGTGCATGTGAAAGCCAAACCCACTGTGTCCTATAGTCCCAATAAACTCTGTGCTATAGTTTGAGTATCCACGTCTTTTGTGTTCTTCTGTCCTTGAGACCACACAACATTTATTTGGTCACAGTCAAATGCATGTAAATGATTGGAGATATTATTTTCCTACATAGTTCTTCATGTCAGTGGAACAACGGACAGCACAGCTCTCATTGCTAGAGGCACAGTACTCTACAGTTTTTCAATACCTAAATATCATGACCATTTTCTATTTTGGAAAGAGACATTAGGGATACAACATATCCTCAGTTACATTTAAAGACAGCTATTGAGCAGTTGCATCATAAGGTTTCGAGAGTGCAAAATATAGACCCCTTGTTGTTGTAAATTACAGTTAACCTCTTAGACCCCACGGCGGGTCCGAAACCACAACATCTGCAAGCAACAGTgcctgagggcttcttaagattgaataaactatgaatgtttcatatccatgtaacgggaagaaactca
Proteins encoded in this region:
- the grk5l gene encoding G protein-coupled receptor kinase 5; translated protein: MELENIVANTVLLKAREGGGGKRKGRSKKWREILRFPHISQCAELGISIDRDYVSICEKQPIGRLLFRLYCDTRPKLQRCIQLLDAMEDYEVTPDEKRKWRGDQIVKTFLSKESPQRVDIAEDFGEECRENLELSPCKEIFSNCGKVLHDYLRGASFLDYQNSMYFDRFLQWKMLERQPITKDTFRQYRVLGKGGFGEVCACQVRATGKMYACKKLEKKRIKKRKGESMALNEKQILEKVNSRFVVSLAYAYETKDALCLVLTIMNGGDLKFHTYNMGTPGFEKDRVQFYAAQICCGLDHLHKESIVYRDLKPENILLDDNGHIRISDLGLAIKVPEGELIRGRVGTVGYMAPEVVNNEKYAMSPDWWGLGCLIYEMTAGRSPFRARKERVKREEVERRVQEEEEEYSDKFTEDTKAICRILLTKDPKQRLGCLADAAADVKLHPFFKRINFKRLEAGIVEPPFVPDPRAVYCKDVLDIEQFSTVKGVNLDQTDNDFYSKFTTGSVSIPWQNEMIETECFRDLNVFGPQGTRPPDLDWSQPPEPPRRSLLDRIFRRHHPEVPISHSRVQSSSVNSVDSMSNSAP